One genomic segment of Burkholderia pyrrocinia includes these proteins:
- a CDS encoding helix-turn-helix domain-containing protein, whose translation MSIVVKLDVMLATRKVRSKDLAAAVGITEQNLSLLKQGKVKGIRFATLEAICRYLDCQPGDLLAFSDDGGGEPD comes from the coding sequence ATGTCGATCGTAGTCAAGCTCGACGTGATGCTCGCGACCCGCAAGGTCCGCTCGAAGGATCTCGCGGCGGCGGTCGGCATCACCGAACAGAACCTGTCGCTGCTCAAGCAGGGGAAGGTCAAGGGCATCCGCTTTGCGACGCTCGAGGCCATCTGCCGTTATCTCGATTGCCAGCCCGGCGACCTGCTCGCGTTCAGCGATGACGGTGGCGGCGAGCCGGATTGA
- a CDS encoding DUF2975 domain-containing protein has translation MHSDRIARISQRMAAVTLWFIVAMLVLNAACWAFPSLSAADTGPGFVFGLTDSVMSNLRVDVAAFPWWQKAVGILLSSVPLVALANGLRHLRALFRTYARRDYFSAQAAGHLGKTGRAIGLWVLLSLLCEPLLSVWTTMREPVGHRVVSIGFSMPYVVALFTAACIAVIAHILRQASELDAEHRQFV, from the coding sequence ATGCATTCCGATCGCATTGCCCGTATCAGCCAGCGCATGGCCGCCGTCACGCTGTGGTTCATCGTCGCGATGCTGGTGCTCAACGCCGCTTGCTGGGCGTTTCCGTCGCTGAGCGCGGCCGACACAGGGCCCGGTTTCGTATTCGGCCTCACGGACTCGGTGATGTCGAACCTGCGCGTTGATGTCGCCGCATTCCCGTGGTGGCAAAAGGCGGTCGGCATCCTGCTGTCGAGCGTGCCGCTCGTCGCGCTCGCGAACGGCCTGCGCCATCTGCGCGCGCTGTTCCGGACTTACGCGCGCCGCGACTATTTCTCCGCGCAGGCGGCCGGCCATCTCGGCAAGACGGGCCGCGCGATCGGCCTGTGGGTGCTGCTGAGCCTGTTGTGCGAACCGCTTCTGAGCGTGTGGACGACGATGCGCGAGCCGGTCGGCCATCGCGTGGTCAGCATCGGCTTCAGCATGCCGTACGTCGTCGCGTTGTTTACCGCGGCGTGTATTGCGGTCATCGCGCATATCCTCCGGCAGGCGAGCGAACTCGACGCCGAACATCGGCAGTTCGTCTGA
- a CDS encoding sigma-54 interaction domain-containing protein: MNPHDTIPIVPAPHRDVMPDVRALVAYLEQDPQPMIVVDPDYRILAANDAYRRQFGVAGVEHVGRHCFRVSHHYDVPCDQAGEHCPMKQALESRGLNRVLHIHHTPRGPEHVDVELRPIFDADGNVIAYVERLTTVRSASAQPSAEGLVGGADAFNAALGALQRVAPSMLPVLLLGESGTGKELFARALHEASDRAMGPFVVVDCSGIAETLFESELFGYEKGAFTGANQRKPGLVETAQGGTLFLDEIGDVPLPMQVKLLRLIESGTFRRVGGVEALRADFRLVAATHKPLREMIDDGRFRQDLYYRINAFPIPLPALRERQGDVALLAESILRRIANARANAGDAGARPFVLTERARACLDAYAWPGNIRELRNVLERACLFADDGTIRVEHLPAELVAAASTQQDGAGAAGALTDAELARIAGEFTGTRKALAERTGMSERTLYRRLKALGLGSRER, from the coding sequence ATGAATCCGCACGACACCATCCCGATCGTTCCCGCGCCGCACCGCGACGTCATGCCCGACGTCCGCGCGCTCGTCGCGTATCTCGAGCAGGACCCGCAGCCGATGATCGTCGTCGATCCGGACTACCGCATCCTCGCGGCGAACGATGCGTACCGGCGCCAGTTCGGCGTCGCGGGCGTCGAGCACGTGGGGCGGCATTGCTTCCGGGTCTCGCATCACTACGACGTGCCGTGCGACCAGGCCGGCGAGCATTGCCCGATGAAGCAGGCGCTCGAATCGCGCGGGCTGAACCGCGTGCTGCACATCCATCACACGCCGCGCGGCCCCGAACACGTCGACGTCGAACTGCGGCCGATCTTCGATGCGGACGGCAACGTGATCGCGTATGTCGAGCGGTTGACGACGGTACGCAGCGCATCCGCGCAGCCGAGCGCGGAAGGGCTCGTCGGCGGCGCCGACGCGTTCAACGCGGCACTCGGCGCGCTGCAGCGCGTCGCGCCGTCGATGTTGCCGGTGCTGCTGCTCGGCGAATCGGGCACCGGCAAGGAACTGTTCGCCCGAGCGCTGCACGAGGCAAGCGATCGCGCGATGGGGCCGTTCGTCGTCGTCGATTGCTCGGGGATCGCCGAGACGCTGTTCGAGAGCGAACTGTTCGGTTACGAGAAGGGCGCGTTCACGGGCGCGAACCAGCGCAAGCCGGGTCTTGTCGAGACCGCGCAGGGCGGTACGCTGTTTCTCGACGAGATCGGCGACGTGCCGTTGCCGATGCAGGTGAAGCTGCTGCGGCTGATCGAGTCGGGCACGTTCCGGCGCGTCGGCGGCGTCGAGGCGCTGCGCGCCGATTTCCGGCTCGTCGCGGCCACGCACAAGCCGCTGCGCGAGATGATCGACGACGGCCGGTTCCGGCAGGACCTGTACTACCGGATCAACGCGTTTCCGATTCCGTTGCCGGCGCTGCGCGAACGGCAGGGCGACGTTGCGCTGCTCGCCGAATCGATCCTGCGGCGGATCGCGAACGCGCGCGCGAACGCGGGCGATGCGGGCGCGCGACCGTTCGTGCTGACCGAGCGCGCGCGTGCGTGCCTCGATGCGTATGCATGGCCGGGCAACATCCGCGAGCTGCGCAACGTGCTCGAACGCGCATGCCTGTTCGCGGACGACGGGACGATCCGGGTCGAGCATCTGCCGGCCGAACTCGTGGCGGCGGCTTCGACGCAGCAGGACGGCGCGGGCGCGGCGGGCGCGCTGACGGATGCCGAACTGGCGCGGATTGCCGGAGAATTCACCGGCACGCGCAAGGCGCTGGCCGAGCGCACGGGGATGAGCGAACGCACGCTGTACCGGCGGTTGAAGGCGCTCGGGCTCGGATCGCGCGAACGATGA
- a CDS encoding bifunctional protein tyrosine phosphatase family protein/NAD(P)/FAD-dependent oxidoreductase, whose amino-acid sequence MTTIRKLTDALSVSPQIAAADLPALHAAGIRAIVCNRPDGEGPDQPTVTEIRAAAAPLGIDVHYLPVDTGKVTDDQAAQFGALVASLDGPVLAYCRSGTRSATLWALSQAGLRPLNDIVATAGAAGYDLRALASRVTQGGRQAAPAVDARHDIVIVGAGAAGIAVASSLLARDASLDIAVIDPADVHYYQPGWTMVGAGVFRPETTARRMTDVLPRGVHRIQAAVAGFEPDAHTVVLDDCRRIGYRKLVVCPGLKLDWHAIEGLADTLGSNGVTSNYRYDLAPYTWELVRAFRGGHALFTQPPMPIKCAGAPQKAMYLSCDHWRRAGRLEAANVEFLNAGGALFGVADYVPALMEYVKSYDIALSFGHNLVAIDGPARRATFARALPDGGNETVVRSFDMIHVVPPQKAPDFVRSSPLADAAGWIDVDPATLRHKHFPDIYALGDATNTTNAKTAAAARKQAPVVAHNLLASLGRAHGDAAYDGYGSCPLTVERGKIVLAEFLYGGKVAPTFPAWLIDGKRPSRLAWLLKERVLPPLYWKAMLKGREWLAKPAIAG is encoded by the coding sequence ATGACCACCATTCGCAAGCTGACCGACGCGCTGTCGGTCTCGCCGCAGATCGCGGCGGCCGACCTGCCCGCGCTTCACGCGGCAGGCATCCGCGCGATCGTCTGCAACCGGCCCGACGGCGAAGGCCCCGACCAGCCGACCGTCACCGAGATCCGCGCGGCCGCCGCGCCGCTCGGCATCGACGTGCATTACCTGCCGGTCGATACGGGCAAGGTGACCGACGACCAGGCCGCGCAGTTCGGCGCGCTCGTCGCGTCGCTCGACGGCCCGGTGCTCGCGTATTGCCGCAGCGGCACGCGTTCAGCCACGCTGTGGGCGCTGTCGCAAGCGGGCCTGCGCCCGCTGAACGACATCGTCGCGACGGCCGGCGCGGCCGGCTACGACCTGCGTGCGCTCGCATCGCGCGTCACGCAAGGCGGCCGGCAGGCGGCGCCGGCCGTCGACGCGCGGCACGACATCGTGATCGTCGGCGCGGGCGCGGCCGGTATCGCGGTCGCATCGAGCCTGCTCGCGCGCGATGCGTCGCTCGACATCGCGGTGATCGATCCGGCCGACGTCCACTACTACCAGCCGGGCTGGACGATGGTCGGCGCGGGCGTATTCCGGCCCGAGACGACCGCGCGCAGGATGACCGACGTGCTGCCGCGCGGCGTGCACCGGATCCAGGCCGCCGTCGCGGGCTTCGAGCCCGACGCGCACACGGTCGTGCTCGACGACTGCCGGCGCATCGGTTACCGCAAGCTCGTCGTGTGCCCGGGGCTCAAGCTCGACTGGCACGCCATTGAAGGCCTCGCCGACACGCTCGGCAGCAACGGCGTCACGTCGAACTACCGCTACGATCTCGCGCCGTATACGTGGGAGCTCGTCCGCGCGTTCCGCGGCGGCCATGCGCTCTTCACGCAGCCGCCGATGCCGATCAAGTGCGCGGGCGCGCCGCAAAAGGCGATGTACCTGTCGTGCGACCACTGGCGGCGCGCGGGGCGCCTCGAAGCCGCGAACGTCGAGTTCCTGAATGCGGGCGGCGCGCTGTTCGGCGTTGCCGACTACGTGCCCGCACTGATGGAGTATGTGAAAAGCTACGACATCGCGCTGTCGTTCGGCCATAACCTCGTCGCGATCGACGGGCCCGCGCGCCGTGCGACATTCGCGCGCGCGCTGCCGGACGGCGGCAACGAAACCGTCGTGCGTTCGTTCGACATGATCCACGTCGTGCCGCCGCAGAAGGCACCCGACTTCGTGCGTTCGAGCCCGCTCGCCGACGCAGCCGGCTGGATCGACGTCGATCCGGCGACGCTGCGGCACAAGCACTTTCCGGACATCTACGCGCTCGGCGACGCCACCAACACGACCAATGCGAAGACGGCCGCGGCTGCCCGCAAGCAGGCGCCCGTCGTCGCGCACAACCTGCTCGCATCGCTCGGCCGCGCGCACGGCGACGCCGCGTACGACGGCTACGGCTCATGCCCGCTCACCGTCGAGCGCGGCAAGATCGTGCTCGCCGAGTTCCTGTACGGCGGCAAGGTCGCGCCGACCTTCCCCGCATGGCTGATCGACGGCAAGCGCCCGTCGCGGCTCGCGTGGCTGCTCAAGGAACGCGTGCTGCCGCCGCTTTACTGGAAGGCGATGCTCAAGGGCCGCGAATGGCTCGCGAAGCCCGCGATCGCAGGTTGA
- a CDS encoding M949_RS01915 family surface polysaccharide biosynthesis protein: protein MKKKPFLPPCLFLAATALANPAPAADYTWTDAAGAHTVTLARTASGDDVELKVSATLNGRPDWAVRDYVKECPVDVILDVVPASIEMRDLLGNGRKQFLFAYRIGCRGDVSADQVKYFLVDNGTKYVLRGEETVTVKGKFMDGGAAPVPNADLKAHAAFLRYMTTHWRGISVHDYE, encoded by the coding sequence ATGAAGAAGAAGCCCTTCCTTCCGCCTTGCCTGTTTCTCGCCGCCACTGCGCTGGCCAATCCTGCACCGGCTGCCGATTACACGTGGACCGATGCGGCCGGCGCGCATACGGTGACGCTCGCCAGAACCGCATCCGGCGATGACGTCGAGCTCAAGGTATCCGCGACGCTCAACGGTCGGCCCGACTGGGCGGTGCGCGACTACGTGAAGGAATGCCCGGTCGATGTGATCCTCGACGTCGTGCCCGCGTCGATCGAAATGCGCGACCTGCTCGGCAACGGCCGCAAGCAGTTCCTGTTCGCGTACAGGATCGGCTGCCGCGGCGACGTCAGCGCCGATCAGGTCAAGTACTTCCTGGTCGACAACGGCACGAAGTACGTGCTGCGCGGCGAGGAAACCGTGACGGTCAAGGGCAAGTTCATGGACGGCGGCGCGGCCCCCGTGCCGAATGCGGACCTGAAGGCTCATGCCGCATTTCTGCGCTACATGACGACGCATTGGCGCGGGATCAGCGTGCACGACTATGAGTAG
- a CDS encoding MBL fold metallo-hydrolase yields the protein MSNAPTLSVEGFFDPATHTVSYLLLDTASRACALVDSVLDYDPKSGRTRTASADRLIARVAELGATVRWLLETHVHADHLSAAPYLKTQVGGLIAIGSHVRRVQHVFGTLFNAGPGFAEDGRQFDRLVDDGDTLALGALTIRALHTPGHTPACMTYCVDDATQRAAFVGDTLFMPDYGTARCDFPGGDARMLYRSIARVLALPPDTHLYLCHDYQPGGRDVQFVTTVAEQRRANVHVKDGVTEDDFVAMRTARDATLAMPVLMLPSVQVNMRAGHLPEPENNGVRYLKIPLDAI from the coding sequence GTGAGCAACGCCCCCACGCTGTCGGTCGAGGGCTTTTTCGACCCGGCGACCCACACCGTCAGCTATCTCCTGCTCGATACCGCGAGCCGCGCGTGCGCGCTGGTCGACAGCGTGCTCGACTACGACCCGAAATCCGGCCGCACGCGCACCGCGAGCGCCGACCGGCTGATCGCCCGCGTCGCCGAACTCGGCGCGACCGTGCGCTGGCTGCTGGAGACGCACGTGCACGCCGACCACCTGTCGGCGGCGCCGTACCTGAAGACGCAGGTCGGCGGCCTGATCGCGATCGGTTCGCACGTGCGCCGCGTACAGCACGTCTTCGGCACGCTGTTCAACGCGGGCCCCGGCTTCGCGGAGGACGGCCGCCAGTTCGACCGGCTCGTCGACGACGGCGACACGCTCGCGCTCGGCGCGCTGACGATCCGCGCGCTGCACACGCCGGGTCACACGCCCGCGTGCATGACCTACTGCGTCGACGACGCGACGCAGCGCGCGGCGTTCGTCGGCGACACGCTGTTCATGCCCGACTACGGCACGGCCCGCTGCGACTTCCCGGGCGGCGACGCGCGCATGCTGTACCGCTCGATCGCGCGCGTGCTCGCGCTGCCGCCCGACACGCACCTGTACCTGTGCCACGACTACCAGCCGGGCGGCCGCGACGTGCAGTTCGTGACGACCGTCGCCGAGCAGCGCCGCGCGAACGTGCACGTGAAGGACGGCGTGACCGAGGACGATTTCGTCGCGATGCGCACCGCGCGCGATGCGACGCTCGCCATGCCGGTGCTGATGCTGCCGTCCGTGCAGGTCAACATGCGCGCCGGCCACCTGCCCGAGCCCGAAAACAATGGCGTGCGCTACCTGAAGATCCCGCTCGACGCGATCTGA